The genomic segment TAATTTCGCCGTTTAAGCGATGAACATAAGTATCGGTTGCTTGCTGTAAGAAGCAATTGGGCAAAATTAAGCAAAACTCATCCCCTCCATATCGAAAGCAGCAGTCCTCCATTCGCGCAATGGCGCTGATAGCATGGCCAACTGCGCGTAAGACTTCATCACCATATTGATGGCCTTTATTGTCATTAATCAGTTTAAAGTCATTGATATCTAGGTAGACAATGGAAACGGGCTCTGCGCGGCGCTGTGCAGAGCGCAGAATTCGAGTCAGCGTTTCTGTAAGACCGCGTACATTAAGTAAGCCAGTCAGAGGATCGGTTCGGCTCATTTCTTCGAGTTGACAGGTGCGATCCCTTACTTTTTCTTCCAAAATGCTGGCGTAGGATTCGGATTTTTCCCTTGAAATTTCAATTTCTGAAACCAAACTGCGGATGTAAGTTTCAAAGACTAGGGTAATATCAAATAAAAAGAGTTTGGATAATGCTGTTAGCGTGGCACGACGCTCTGCTTCCTCCGTGAGTGATGTGTAAATCACATCATGAAGCAGCGCTTTCAGGGTGCTGATGGCAGAAAGATAGAGTTTAGGCTCTACGCCTATGCGTTTATGAACCAAGCCAATGCGTAAACGATTATTTACATATTCCAAATCATAAAGCCCACTGAATAAATCCAGTACATAGCGGCGTTGTGCCGTGCGCAGGCGTCCCAATGTATCTGCGTCGCCAATTAATAATGAAATCTCAGCCACATTGGTTTGCAATTGGTAAAATTTATCCACCAGTACATCAATTTTACTTTCAATCACAGGGCGAAAATTTTGTAATGTTTTGAAGTCGTCTTCATTCAGAGAAAGTAACTCTTTTCGATTGGCAATATCAAAATCAGTGATCCGCATTTGTTCAAGCAGAGTCTGTTCTGTTTGTTTCATGAAATTTCCCTCAGCTGCGGATGGTTCTGTTTTGTAATCTGCTTGTTTTAATCTCTGAGGCATGATCAGCATTCAGTATAGCGTTTTATATTGCACTTTATATTTCTGAAGAAATTAAAGCGTCAGGCGGTATAAGTACCGTTGTTGGTCACTCCATTTTTAAACTGACGTATAACCATGCTATTTCGTAATATGTTTAATACTTGCGCAGGGCCAAGCGCTGATATGAATCCGTTGTTTCTAAATGAAGAGGCGCACTTTTTAGAAATCATCTAGGTTTGAGTGGTAGCCACATGGTGTGCTTATAAGCTTTTCAATAAACTCAGGATTAAATTTGGTACGGCATTGGCAGCCGCTAGCATGGCGTTGCCAACCTGCATCAGTATTTGCGAGCGGGTAAAAGCAGCGATTTCTGCGGCCATATCGGCATCTCTGATCCGGCTGCGGGCGGCGCTGGTGGTTTCTATGCTGTTATCGATATAAGCAATGG from the Iodobacter fluviatilis genome contains:
- a CDS encoding diguanylate cyclase domain-containing protein; this translates as MKQTEQTLLEQMRITDFDIANRKELLSLNEDDFKTLQNFRPVIESKIDVLVDKFYQLQTNVAEISLLIGDADTLGRLRTAQRRYVLDLFSGLYDLEYVNNRLRIGLVHKRIGVEPKLYLSAISTLKALLHDVIYTSLTEEAERRATLTALSKLFLFDITLVFETYIRSLVSEIEISREKSESYASILEEKVRDRTCQLEEMSRTDPLTGLLNVRGLTETLTRILRSAQRRAEPVSIVYLDINDFKLINDNKGHQYGDEVLRAVGHAISAIARMEDCCFRYGGDEFCLILPNCFLQQATDTYVHRLNGEINQRLDKITLSAGIVQAGPVSYEEPEMLIRIADDRMYQAKKEFKTQHSL